The following proteins are encoded in a genomic region of Brachypodium distachyon strain Bd21 chromosome 1, Brachypodium_distachyon_v3.0, whole genome shotgun sequence:
- the LOC100840090 gene encoding VAN3-binding protein: MERFCQGRVDTAAGLLATHHMEEEEGLVSMVIPPLQTPMEPMEYLSRSWSVSAEEISKALLLSGSNKRTFFAATDRLMPQLPQMAAITETETPALVVVPVSASSHHQFQQQHLDATRNSISCHHQHANSVSRWFRRKETTRRAKCGRKEKARADKAHVHAMVSVARVSAAVAAVTAATSFDNQNSKIAAAMASATELLASHCAEVAQIAGAGHEQVSSAVRSVVDVASPGDLITLTAAAATALRGAATLNKRVQLETRSNASVLPCEKAPSWSPDIWCKEGKLLKRTRKGNLHKRWVSIYINKRSQVILKLKSKHIGGALSKNNKSVVYGVYSDLPEWTEPGQSSPETCCFGLSTAQGLVEFKCQSSTNKQNWVHGVQNLLQQVDVADQVGHRLETLKLNWRG, translated from the exons ATGGAGAGATTTTGCCAAGGGAGAGTGGACACGGCCGCTGGTCTTCTTGCCACACACCacatggaagaggaagaagggcttGTGTCCATGGTGATACCTCCGCTACAGACTCCCATGGAGCCTATGGAGTACCTCTCGAGGTCATGGAGCGTGTCAGCCGAGGAGATATCCAAAGCTCTCCTGCTCAGCGGGAGCAATAAGAGGACCTTCTTTGCCGCCACGGATCGTCTCATGCCGCAGCTGCCACAGATGGCGGCCATAACGGAGACGGAGACCCCcgcgctcgtcgtcgtcccggTCTCCGCTTCCAGTCATCATCAGTTTCAGCAGCAACAT CTAGATGCAACAAGGAACTCCATCAGTTGCCACCACCAGCACGCAAACTCGGTAAGCAGATGGTTCCGACGGAAGGAGACTACGAGACGGGCCAAGTGTGGAAGAAAAGAGAAGGCACGAGCCGACAAGGCTCATGTGCACGCCATGGTCTCTGTGGCCCGAGTGTCCGCCGCAGTTGCTGCAGTCACTGCAGCCACCAGTTTTGACAACCAGAACTCCAAGATAGCTGCAGCTATGGCGTCAGCCACCGAGCTACTAGCTTCACACTGTGCTGAGGTAGCACAGATTGCAGGGGCAGGTCATGAACAGGTGTCCTCTGCTGTCCGATCTGTGGTTGATGTCGCAAGTCCAGGTGATCTGATAACACTcacagcggcagcggcgactg CTTTGAGAGGAGCTGCAACACTGAACAAGAGGGTCCAGCTTGAGACGAGAAGCAATGCAAGTGTCCTTCCTTGTGAGAAGGCACCTTCGTGGAGCCCTGATATCTGGTGCAAGGAAGGGAAGCTGCTCAAACGCACAAGAAAAG GGAATTTACACAAGAGATGGGTATCAATCTACATTAACAAAAGGTCACAG GTCATATTGAAGTTGAAGAGCAAACATATTGGAGGTGCGCTAtcaaaaaataacaaaa GTGTTGTATATGGGGTATACAGTGATCTGCCAGAATGGACAGAGCCAGGGCAAAGTTCACCAGAGACATGCTGCTTTGGCTTGAGTACAGCACAAGGCCTTGTTGAGTTTAAGTGTCAGAGCAGCACCAACAAGCAGAATTGGGTTCATGGTGTGCAAAACCTGCTCCAGCAGGTTGATGTAGCCGATCAAGTAGGACACAGGCTAGAAACACTAAAACTCAACTGGCGCGGTTAG